The segment CATGTTCAACCCTCAATTGGTTTTAGGATAGGCCCTTTGAATACCATTAGCGTCTCTGAAAAAAACAACGTCCTCGAAGTGCGGTTGAACAAACCGCAGATCCGTAACGCCTTTTCGCCCGAGATGATCCGCGAACTCACGCAGGTCTTCTCGACGGTGAAAGAAAGCATCCGACTGGTCACCTTGTCGGGCGAGGGCTCGTCGTTCTGCGCGGGCGCGGATCTGAACTGGATGAAGTCCATGGTCGGCTTCTCGCTGCAAGAAAATGAAAAGGACTCGCTCGAGCTGCACGATCTGTTCGCGAGTATCCGTCAGTGCCCGGCTCCCGTTTTGGGAATCGTGCAGGGTGCGGCCTTTGGCGGCGGCGTGGGACTCGTGGCGGCCTGCGATTTCGTCGTCTGCACCGAAAAAACTCAGTTCTGCTTCAGCGAAGTGAAGCTCGGCATCGTGCCGGCGGTGATCAGCCGTTTCGTTCTGGAAAAATCCAGTCCGGGCCTTGTCGGTCCGTGGATGATCTCGGGGCGCGTGTTCAAAGCGGCGCAAGCGCTGAACATGGGCCTGGTGCACGAAGTGGTCGAAGACGAAGAGCTGACCGAGCGTGCGCAAGAGATCGCGCGCGGTTTCCTGCAAGCGGGGGGCGAGGCCACTCGCGCCACAAAAAAACTCGTGGTCGACATCGGCGTTTGGGCACCGGCGGAAGCCCGTGTTGAAACCGCGCGTTTGATCGCGAACCGTCGCGCCTCGAAAGAGGGGCAAGAGGGGATCAAAGCCTTCCTCGAAAAACGGAACCCCAGCTGGAGGCCGGAATGAGCCAAACGCGTTTTACCCGCGTCGCCATCGCGAACCGGGGCGAAGTCGCCGTGCGGATCATTCGCGCCCTGGATGAGATGGGCATCGAATCGGTCCTTCTGCATTCCGAGGCCGACGTCAGGACCCGCGCGTACCGTATGGCGACCCACAAGGTTTGCGTGGGGCCCGCCGCGACCGCGCAGAGTTATTTGAATATCGAAGCGAACATCGCGGCGGCGAAGGGCGCGGGCGCGCAAGCGATCCACCCCGGCTTCGGCTTTCTGTCCGAGAACGCCGACTTCGCCGAAGCCTGCGACAAGGCGGGCGTCGTTTTCGTCGGCCCTCCGGCGGCGGCGATCCGTAAACTCGGCGACAAGGTTCAGTGTAAAGAGCTGGCGCAAAAGTTGGGACTGCCGCTCGTTCCCGGCTATCAAGGTAAAGATCAATCCATCGATAACCTGATCGGCGAGGCCGAGCGCATCGGCTTCCCCGTCATCGTGAAAGCGGCGGCGGGCGGCGGCGGGCGCGGCATGAAGGTGTTGCGTTCGCGTGAAGAAGCGCGCGAATTGATCGAGTCCGCGCAGCGTGAAGCGCAGTCGGCTTTCGGCTCGCCCATCGTCTTCCTCGAAAAATATCTCGAGCGCGCGAAACACATCGAATTCCAAGTCTTCGCCGACTGCACGGGCCGCGCGGTTCACTTGAATGAACGCGAATGCTCGGTCCAGCGCCGTCACCAGAAGATCATCGAAGAGGCCATGTCGCCTTCGCTGACGCTGGATCTGCGCCAGAAAATGGGCGAAGCCGCGTGCCTGATCGTCGAGGCGGCGAACTACCGTGGCGCGGGGACCGTCGAGTTCCTGTTCCAAGACGGGCAGTTCTATCTGTTGGAAGTGAATACGCGTCTGCAGGTCGAACATCCGGTCACCGAACTGGTGATGGGCGTCGATCTGGTGAAAGCGCAGATCCGCACCGCCGAAAACGAAGCGGTCTTCCCCGAGCACCAGGTTCGCGCACCCCGTGGTCATTCCATCGAGTGCCGCATCTACGCGGAAGATCCCGAACTTGGCGGCGTTCCCAGCACGGGCCGTATCGGTCATGTGCACTGGCCGGAAGGGCCGGGCCGTCGTTTCGACTATGGTTTCGATCCAAATGATGAAGTGACGCCTTTCTACGACTCGATGATCGCGAAAGTGATCGTCTGGGACGAGACCCGTCAGCGCGCCATCCAGAAAATGCTCCGCGTTTTGGACGAAAGCGTGATCTTCGGCGTGAAAACGAACATTCCGCTGCTCAAAAAAATCATCAACCATCCCGAATTTGTTGCGGGCACGATGACGACGCGGTTTATGGATCAGCATTTCCCCGGTCCCGTGAAACGCGAGAAAAAAACCGGCGAAGAGCAGTGGATCAAGGAAGCCCTACGGAAAATTCCGAAGGGCCTGAGCGTGGCGACTTCAACCGGTGGCGGCGGCTCCTCGCCTTTCCATACACCTTGGCGGGGGATCTAAGATGAACCATCGTTATCTCCTTGAGGTGAATGGACAATCACGCTGGGTGGACGGCCAGTGGCTGCAAGGCCAATTGTGGATCCATTTGAATGGCGAGACCTTCATCGTCGAAAGCGAGACCAAGAATTTCGGTCAGGGCAAAGGCGGCAAGGCCAAGTCCGACATCGTCGCGCCCATGCCCGGCAAAGTGACCAAGGTCCTCGCGCAAGACGGCGCGAAAGTCGCCGAGGGCCAAGTCTTGATCGTGATGGAAGCGATGAAGATGGAGTACTCGCTGAAGGCCGAGCAGGCGGGCACGGTTCAAAAAGTCGACTGCAAAGTCGGCGATCAGGTCGTGCTTGGGAAAATCCTGGTGAAAGTAAATCCTGATGTGAAACCCGAGGCCTCCAAATGAAGAAGGCCGTGCGGATCGTCGATGTGTCGCTGCGGGACGGGCTGCAAAACGAAGCCACGCCGGTTTCGACCGCGAACCGCGTCCTGCTGGCGGAGCGTTTGATCGCGGCGGGCGTGACCCGCATGGAGCTGGGCGCTTTCGTCCGCGTCGAGAAAATCCCGCAGATGGCGGGCTCGATGGATGTCATCACGAAGACGCTCAAACATTTTCCCGACCAGAAGAAATACGGCTTCGCCGCGCTCGTGCCGAATCAAAAAGGCATGGATGACGCTCTGAAATCGGGGATCAAAGAGGTCGCGATTTTCACGGCGGCCTCGAACAGTTTCACGAAGGCCAACATCAACTGCACGATCGACGAAAGCTTCGAACGTTTCGCGGACGTCATGGCGGCGGCGAAGAAAAACAAAATCAAAGTGCGCGGTTATCTGTCGACCTGTTTCGGCTGCCCCTACGAGGGTGAGGTCGACGAAAAGGTCGTCGTGAAAATGGCGGAACGTCTGTACGCCATCGGCTGTTACGAGGTCTCGATCGGCGATACGATCGGCGTCGCGAATCCGGCGCAGGTCGTTCGCGTCTTCGAAAAGCTCGCGAAAAAGATCCCCATGGCTAAACTGGCCGGGCACTTTCACGACACGCGCGGGACGGCGCTGGCGAACATCCTGGCGGCTTACCAGACCGGCGTGCGGGTCTTCGATGCTTCGCTGGGCGGGATTGGCGGTTGCCCCTACGCCCCGGGGGCGGCGGGGAACGTGGCTCTCGAGGACGTGATCTATATGTTCAACGGCATGAAGGTCGATACGGGCCTGGATCTGCGCCAGCTCGTCGATACGAACCACTGGTTCGCCGAGATCATGGGAAAGAAGCTCAACTCGAAGATGTCCTTCGCCGGGTTGCCGAAGACTCGGCCCTCGTAGCTCGAAGCACGCGGAATTGTTTACAGTTTGACGAACCCGCCCTCGCGGATCGGGGGCTTTTCCGCTAGATCTGGAAGAGTCATAACGCGGGGCATCCATACATGTTGTTAGAACAACCGACGCCGACCGAACACCGCTGGCTGATGGGGCTCACCTTCAGCCTGGTCGCCTGTTTTATTGCCGTCGCCTGGATCAACCGCGAACCCCTGTGCATCGAGTCCGAAATATTCCGCCGCGTAGAGTACCGCGCGGACGGGGCGTCGACGGATGTCTTCCGCTGCCGCGCTCGTCGCCATATCGGCTACCATGCCGAAATCGCCCAACAGCTTCCCGAGTTGAACGCGCGCCTGCAGCGTTTGGAGTATGAAGGTCCCTACTTTCTGGGAAGTGACTGGAAAGTCCCGAGCTTCCGCCTACGCGTCGTCAACGAGCTGGCGAAAGAACCCGAAGACGGCGTGATCGAAGTCACACCGAAAGAACTCACCACCGCGCACGTGATCGAATCGCGGGTCATGGACCGTGTCCTGCGCCAGAACCTGAAACACGCGAACGGCCCTTCGGCGGAACTTCTATCGGCGTATTTTCAGGATCTGACGGGACATCGCCCCGTTTTGCGGGAGGCACCCGAGCTCGAGGCGCGCGACTGGAAGATCGCGCTTTACGCCGAAGCCGTCCGTCGCGCCCGCGGCCTTCTGCCCTTGGGTGAGCAGCGCATGGCCTTGGATGAGTGGCGCGCGCTTTTGAATCGTCCCGAGGCTTCCGCGTGGTCCCTGCCCGAGCGGGTGCAGAATCTGATGCACGAGTCCCTGGCCGCTTTCGGTTACCGCCAGGATCTGCGCGCCTTCCAAATTCCGTTCGCGGTGATGTGGCCGGATCGCAAAGTGGATCTGAGCGAAACGCAGATGAACCGCATTCAGCGCATGGTTGCGGCGGTGGTGCAGCCGGACCGGATTTACTTTCCGTTCTCGCGCACGCCGTTTTCGCGAGTGAACGCCGCGCCCGTACAGGTCGGTCGTTTGGTGCTGTTCCAGTGCGGGCTTCCGCGTCTGGATGAACTCGAAAAATTGGGCGTGGAGTTCGAACATCTGCTGTTCGTGCAAAACTGCGATGAGCCCGATGCCGATCTGATCGTCAGCGCGCTTCGCAATCCGCGTTACTTCGTGAAGGACTATCCGGCCGTGGACTTCGCCCAGATTCACTGGCCCAGTCTGCGCTTGGCGCTCGAGAAATCGGGCGTTCGTGAAACCAGTCTGACCGGGCTTTTCCGCGAGGACCGTTTGGCGAGCTTCCGCAAAATCGGCTTTCTTTCGAGCATCGACCAGGATCCCGTGACCGGGATCCAGTCGTGGAAAGGCGCCCTCGAGCCCGTTCCGATGTTCCGCCTAAAAGGCGGAACCAATTAACTAACGCCAGTCCTGCGGGACGTAGCGGACTTTCAAACGTGTGCCTTCGGGCTGCGTGGTCCAAATCACGCGTGAGCCGATCAGGATCACGTTGCGGTCTTCGTCGAGAGTCCAGCCCGAACGAACCGCGCCGCCCAGGATCACCTGCGAACCATAGGTCACCACGATCGAAGACGGATCCGCCAAGGACGGGAGCGGAATTTCGATGGGCCCTCCGCCGTTGACGGGTTTCAAGATCGAGGTCAAAGAGGGACCCAAATCATTCTGGCAGATGGGGAAGGACTGGCCGGCGGCCAAACGCACGATCTCGAGGATACGTGTGGGCTCGGTGTTCGGGTCGTCCATCATGCAGGAGTTGGCCTTGTTGGCGATGAAGGCGTCCACCGAAACGACCGGTGCGACGAAGTGAAGCCGCTCCAACGCGATGTCGGGCGTCTCCTGGGATTGGTCCTCCGCGTCCGTGAACAGCACCACTTTCAACGCGGCACCGGGGCGGAAGAATCCGGCATTCGGGCCTTCACGTTTCGCGACCGAAACGGCCTCGACCAGCGAGGCGAAAGGTTTTTCGTCGCCCGCGCCATACGTGCCCACCAAAATCAATTGCTTCAAAACGGCCGCGGCGTCCGGCGTTTGGCGATTCACGAAGGTATGGGTGCCCGCTTTGACGAGGTTGCCCCGGTGGGGTTGCATGAACGTGGTCGTGATCACGCCGACCTGCAAATCGAGGGCGGGGTTATTGATGAAAGAGTTCACGAACTGCTCGGCGAATTTCGCCAGGCTTTGCTGATGCGAGTACATCGAGCCCGAATCATCGATGACGAACAGCAGGTCCGTCGCGCCGGGGTTGACCTCCTGATCGTAAGTGACCTCGATGTAACCGGGGAAGGTTTGGATTTCGGCCACTTGGAATCGGGCCTGCGCCGTGAACGTGGTGAGCGCGATGAGGACGGACAAAAGCAGGGACTTCATGGAACCTCCGTGTTGTGAGAACGGCCCTATTGAAAAGGGGGTTCGCGGGAAGTTCGAGTGAAAATGCGACGTGCTATGATTCGAAAGTGTTACAAGCCGTTACAACGCCGGGTTTCAACCGGCGTGGCTTGACCGGATCTAAAGGTCCTTGGACAGCGGGCTGTCGCCGATGGCTTTGATCTTGTTCTTTTCGTCGACGAAGACCACCGAAGGTTTGTGCGTCCGCGCTTCGCCTTCGCTGAGTCCGCAGTAGGCGACGATGATCACGAGGTCGCCTTTCTGCACGTGCCGGGCGGCGGCGCCGTTCAAACAGATCTCGCCGGGCTTGCCGAGGATCACGTAAGTCGAGAAACGCGCGCCGTTGTTCACATTGTAGATGTCGACGCGTTCGTAAATCAGCAGGTTGGCGCCCTTGATCAGCTCCGGACAAATCGAAATCGAGCCTTCGTAGTTCAGATCGGCGTCGGTGACGGTCGCGCGGTGGATTTTCCCTTTGAGCATGGACAGATTCATTTGGCGGCTCCTTCACTGCTGTTTGTCAGGTTCATTTGCATGGCGATCGAAAGCCCTTTCAACACAAGGTCCGGTTGAATGGCGTCGAAGACTTTTTCACGTTCAAAAAGCGTCGAGAAACCGCCCGTGCCGATGACGAAGGGCTTTTCGTTGTTGAAGCATTCCACGGTCAGGCGTTGGGTGATCTCTTTCATCTGCCCCAGATGCCCGTAGTAAAGACCCGACTGAATGCTCTCGACGGTGGTTTGTCCGAGCACGCGGGCGGGGGTGACGATTTCGACCAGCGGAAGTTTCGCGGTCTTCGCCTCGAGCGCCTCCATGTTCAAACGCATGCCCGCGATGATCGAACCGCCGAGATAATCCTTGTCCGCCGAGATCGCGCAGAAGGTCGTCGCCGTGCCGAGATCCACGATCACCAGATTGCGTTTCGGGTACATCTTCATGGCCGCGATGGAGTTCGCGATGCGGTCCGCGCCGACCTCCACGGGATTGTGGTACTTCACGCGCAAGCCGGTCTTCACGCCGGGCTGCAAGTTGAAGGGCGTGAGTTTGAAGTACTTCTCGCAGGCGCGGCGAAGCGAATACATCACGTCGGGAACGACCGTGCAGATCCCGATCTGGGTGATCTGTTTGAAGTCGAAGTCGTTTTCGCGCAGAACGTTGCGCAGGAAAACGCCGTACTCGTCCGCGGACGAACCGCCCTGCGAGGTCATGCGGAAACGCAGGCGGATGTTTTCACCGTCGAAAACGCCGCCGTACATTTGGGTGTTACCGACATCGAGAGCCAAAATCATAGGACCTCCGCGATCAGACTCGACAGTTTCTGCACCAGATCCGCGCGGGTCGTGCCGCTGGCCGCGACGCTCAGGTCGGAGCGGAAGATCTGGTAGGGATGTTCGTTTTTCTCGCGATTCAGGCCGCGTTGATCGTTCTGTACCACGAATTCGCAGGGGCACTGATCGAAGAGCGTTTTCACTTTTTGGCGCGCCTCTTCGTCGCTGAGCTGACTGGTGAGTTTGAAACCCACGATCTTCGCCGTTTTGTTGCGTGACCAGGGTTTCAGCTGGGTGATGATCTTCGGATTCGGGCGCAGCTCCAGCGTCAGGGGCGAACCCGAAGGAATTTTCCCGCCGCCGACCTCGAAGGAGCCTTGGACGACTTTGGCGACCGAGTAGTCGCTGACGGCCGCTGCGTGGATGATGTGCGTGTAATCGCGCTCCGACAGCTCGGACTTCAGCGCGTCGGCCAGATCCTGGTAGGTGCGGAATTCACGGCGACGCAGGTTCGCGGCCGAGCGGGGCGCATGTTTCGCCGCGAGCAAGG is part of the Pseudobdellovibrionaceae bacterium genome and harbors:
- a CDS encoding ATP-grasp domain-containing protein; the protein is MSQTRFTRVAIANRGEVAVRIIRALDEMGIESVLLHSEADVRTRAYRMATHKVCVGPAATAQSYLNIEANIAAAKGAGAQAIHPGFGFLSENADFAEACDKAGVVFVGPPAAAIRKLGDKVQCKELAQKLGLPLVPGYQGKDQSIDNLIGEAERIGFPVIVKAAAGGGGRGMKVLRSREEARELIESAQREAQSAFGSPIVFLEKYLERAKHIEFQVFADCTGRAVHLNERECSVQRRHQKIIEEAMSPSLTLDLRQKMGEAACLIVEAANYRGAGTVEFLFQDGQFYLLEVNTRLQVEHPVTELVMGVDLVKAQIRTAENEAVFPEHQVRAPRGHSIECRIYAEDPELGGVPSTGRIGHVHWPEGPGRRFDYGFDPNDEVTPFYDSMIAKVIVWDETRQRAIQKMLRVLDESVIFGVKTNIPLLKKIINHPEFVAGTMTTRFMDQHFPGPVKREKKTGEEQWIKEALRKIPKGLSVATSTGGGGSSPFHTPWRGI
- a CDS encoding biotin/lipoyl-binding protein; protein product: MNHRYLLEVNGQSRWVDGQWLQGQLWIHLNGETFIVESETKNFGQGKGGKAKSDIVAPMPGKVTKVLAQDGAKVAEGQVLIVMEAMKMEYSLKAEQAGTVQKVDCKVGDQVVLGKILVKVNPDVKPEASK
- a CDS encoding enoyl-CoA hydratase/isomerase family protein; the encoded protein is MNTISVSEKNNVLEVRLNKPQIRNAFSPEMIRELTQVFSTVKESIRLVTLSGEGSSFCAGADLNWMKSMVGFSLQENEKDSLELHDLFASIRQCPAPVLGIVQGAAFGGGVGLVAACDFVVCTEKTQFCFSEVKLGIVPAVISRFVLEKSSPGLVGPWMISGRVFKAAQALNMGLVHEVVEDEELTERAQEIARGFLQAGGEATRATKKLVVDIGVWAPAEARVETARLIANRRASKEGQEGIKAFLEKRNPSWRPE
- a CDS encoding aspartate 1-decarboxylase translates to MNLSMLKGKIHRATVTDADLNYEGSISICPELIKGANLLIYERVDIYNVNNGARFSTYVILGKPGEICLNGAAARHVQKGDLVIIVAYCGLSEGEARTHKPSVVFVDEKNKIKAIGDSPLSKDL
- a CDS encoding hydroxymethylglutaryl-CoA lyase is translated as MKKAVRIVDVSLRDGLQNEATPVSTANRVLLAERLIAAGVTRMELGAFVRVEKIPQMAGSMDVITKTLKHFPDQKKYGFAALVPNQKGMDDALKSGIKEVAIFTAASNSFTKANINCTIDESFERFADVMAAAKKNKIKVRGYLSTCFGCPYEGEVDEKVVVKMAERLYAIGCYEVSIGDTIGVANPAQVVRVFEKLAKKIPMAKLAGHFHDTRGTALANILAAYQTGVRVFDASLGGIGGCPYAPGAAGNVALEDVIYMFNGMKVDTGLDLRQLVDTNHWFAEIMGKKLNSKMSFAGLPKTRPS
- a CDS encoding VWA domain-containing protein, with the translated sequence MKSLLLSVLIALTTFTAQARFQVAEIQTFPGYIEVTYDQEVNPGATDLLFVIDDSGSMYSHQQSLAKFAEQFVNSFINNPALDLQVGVITTTFMQPHRGNLVKAGTHTFVNRQTPDAAAVLKQLILVGTYGAGDEKPFASLVEAVSVAKREGPNAGFFRPGAALKVVLFTDAEDQSQETPDIALERLHFVAPVVSVDAFIANKANSCMMDDPNTEPTRILEIVRLAAGQSFPICQNDLGPSLTSILKPVNGGGPIEIPLPSLADPSSIVVTYGSQVILGGAVRSGWTLDEDRNVILIGSRVIWTTQPEGTRLKVRYVPQDWR
- a CDS encoding type III pantothenate kinase, which encodes MILALDVGNTQMYGGVFDGENIRLRFRMTSQGGSSADEYGVFLRNVLRENDFDFKQITQIGICTVVPDVMYSLRRACEKYFKLTPFNLQPGVKTGLRVKYHNPVEVGADRIANSIAAMKMYPKRNLVIVDLGTATTFCAISADKDYLGGSIIAGMRLNMEALEAKTAKLPLVEIVTPARVLGQTTVESIQSGLYYGHLGQMKEITQRLTVECFNNEKPFVIGTGGFSTLFEREKVFDAIQPDLVLKGLSIAMQMNLTNSSEGAAK